A genomic window from Oceanobacillus timonensis includes:
- a CDS encoding NAD(P)/FAD-dependent oxidoreductase, translating into MKVIVVGTGIVGASAAYYLVKQGVEVIMVDRPEDGKATSAGAGIICPWISRVENPHWYVIAKRGALYYPELIAQLKSDGETDTGYKQVGAISVSNDPAELDEMERRVREKQLKAPELGEIKRLNHTEAKNKFPALSDDLEGVYVSGAARMDGRLMRESLKRAAVKNGARLIEGEAALTATDQKVTGVHVDGQDITADHVLLATGAWASEQMKPLGLDLAIEPQRGQIAHISLPEQDTADWPVVLPQTSHYMLAFDDSRIVAGATREEGSGFDYRLTAGGVHQVLEAALDVASGLEEGTLKEVRIGFRPMSPDKLPLIGAIDDREGLYIANGLGPSGLTMGPYAGKLAAKQILNEKMELDMTPYRPDRAISKFAGN; encoded by the coding sequence ATGAAAGTCATTGTTGTCGGAACTGGAATTGTGGGTGCCAGCGCAGCATACTATCTGGTGAAACAAGGTGTTGAGGTTATCATGGTAGACCGTCCAGAAGATGGAAAAGCGACTTCTGCAGGTGCTGGTATTATTTGTCCTTGGATTTCTCGTGTGGAAAATCCGCATTGGTACGTTATTGCGAAAAGAGGTGCCCTGTATTACCCGGAATTGATTGCACAATTAAAGTCGGATGGCGAAACAGATACGGGTTATAAGCAGGTTGGTGCGATCAGTGTGAGTAATGATCCGGCTGAATTAGACGAAATGGAGCGTCGAGTTCGTGAAAAGCAATTAAAAGCTCCTGAACTTGGAGAAATTAAGCGATTAAACCATACAGAAGCGAAGAATAAATTCCCTGCATTATCTGATGATTTAGAAGGCGTTTATGTTTCTGGGGCTGCCCGAATGGATGGCAGATTGATGCGGGAATCTTTAAAACGTGCTGCTGTAAAAAATGGTGCACGATTGATAGAGGGAGAAGCTGCTCTTACTGCAACAGACCAAAAAGTAACCGGTGTTCATGTAGATGGACAAGATATAACAGCAGATCATGTGTTATTAGCAACTGGAGCATGGGCATCGGAACAAATGAAGCCATTAGGATTGGATTTGGCGATTGAACCGCAGCGGGGGCAAATTGCTCACATTTCTCTTCCAGAACAGGATACGGCAGATTGGCCGGTAGTTTTGCCGCAGACCAGTCACTATATGCTGGCATTTGATGACTCCAGGATTGTTGCAGGAGCGACGAGAGAGGAAGGTTCTGGGTTTGACTATCGTTTAACAGCTGGCGGTGTTCATCAGGTTTTGGAGGCTGCCCTGGATGTGGCTTCCGGGTTAGAGGAAGGTACGCTGAAAGAAGTCCGGATTGGATTTCGCCCAATGAGTCCAGATAAGTTGCCGTTGATTGGAGCGATTGATGACAGAGAGGGTCTTTATATCGCAAATGGTCTCGGGCCTTCGGGGTTAACAATGGGGCCATATGCAGGCAAATTAGCAGCAAAGCAGATATTAAATGAAAAAATGGAACTCGACATGACTCCCTACCGCCCTGATCGGGCAATTTCGAAATTTGCAGGGAACTGA
- a CDS encoding DUF6612 family protein: MKKLFVWLVISLSLFLVACSQDASEEEVTDNVLNSHHDVNQYSAEFNINTSDVTSTVNYNTEVSLTEEPASKHQVSTTETDGEETSIDTYRVDDEIYTQEADSPWVEREAEADEALFNPSYRDVVAVLENVIDYAAFDPEGNTYTFHYEGFERDIYEAFEGPFNILIGGSDIADEDMSLDFSFEVNKSDFNIEHVEYNLSVENETGNVDINILVDYDDINDVDELEIPEEVIEEAASS, from the coding sequence GTGAAAAAGTTATTCGTTTGGCTCGTTATTTCTTTGTCTCTCTTTTTAGTCGCCTGTTCCCAGGATGCAAGTGAGGAAGAAGTAACAGATAACGTATTGAATTCACATCACGACGTGAACCAATACAGCGCAGAGTTTAATATTAATACATCCGATGTGACAAGCACGGTAAACTACAATACGGAAGTTTCTTTGACCGAAGAGCCGGCTTCAAAACACCAGGTTTCTACGACGGAAACAGATGGAGAAGAAACGTCCATTGATACATATCGTGTTGACGACGAAATATATACGCAAGAAGCAGATAGCCCATGGGTAGAACGAGAGGCAGAAGCTGACGAAGCATTATTCAACCCTTCTTATAGAGATGTTGTTGCTGTGCTGGAAAATGTTATTGATTACGCTGCATTTGATCCGGAAGGTAATACCTACACCTTTCATTATGAAGGATTTGAACGTGACATCTACGAGGCATTTGAAGGCCCATTCAACATACTTATAGGAGGTTCTGATATCGCTGATGAGGACATGTCTTTGGACTTTTCCTTTGAAGTAAACAAGTCTGATTTCAATATTGAACATGTAGAGTATAATCTCTCTGTTGAAAATGAAACAGGAAATGTCGATATCAATATCCTTGTTGATTATGACGATATAAATGATGTTGATGAATTGGAAATACCTGAGGAAGTCATCGAAGAAGCTGCTTCTTCGTAA
- a CDS encoding TetR/AcrR family transcriptional regulator has product MNTKKKQIIQAAQTLFIKKGFAATPIQDILETANVSKGTFYNYFSSKTDCFMAILMLIQEEVIDDREQLARGKSNADKDVFVKQIAVRFHMDKKHNIVALFASLTNADQGHQELKTFLNQQYLEEIIWMANRICDVFGKEKQKHAYDDAVISFGTIHLTSKLLMDIDKTDISIEEMIYFALRQIEQIDNHPPFLQEDYFLPYHPVKDTADKSIQTLLKETLTDLDHRISMLKNDKLVYYHHFLLEQLKVETPNLFLMESVIYSYQHALQHTELEDKGNYIKTLFMQLIEEQKNR; this is encoded by the coding sequence ATGAATACAAAAAAGAAACAAATTATCCAAGCTGCTCAAACCCTGTTTATTAAAAAAGGTTTTGCAGCAACACCGATTCAGGATATTTTAGAAACGGCAAATGTATCCAAGGGAACATTCTATAATTATTTTTCATCCAAAACGGATTGCTTTATGGCTATTTTAATGTTGATTCAAGAAGAAGTGATTGACGACCGGGAGCAGTTGGCTCGTGGAAAATCCAATGCTGATAAAGATGTTTTCGTAAAACAAATTGCTGTCCGTTTTCATATGGATAAAAAACATAATATTGTAGCACTATTTGCATCTCTTACCAATGCAGATCAGGGTCACCAGGAATTAAAGACCTTCCTGAATCAGCAATACCTGGAAGAAATCATATGGATGGCAAATCGAATCTGTGATGTGTTTGGTAAAGAAAAACAAAAACATGCATATGATGACGCAGTGATTAGTTTTGGCACCATCCATTTAACTTCCAAGTTATTAATGGATATAGACAAAACAGATATTTCAATAGAAGAGATGATCTATTTCGCACTCCGGCAAATAGAACAAATAGACAATCATCCTCCATTTTTACAGGAAGACTATTTCTTGCCTTACCATCCAGTAAAGGACACAGCAGATAAAAGCATTCAAACGCTATTAAAAGAGACATTGACAGACTTAGATCACCGTATATCCATGCTGAAAAATGATAAGCTGGTTTACTATCATCATTTTTTACTGGAACAATTAAAAGTAGAGACTCCGAATCTATTTCTGATGGAAAGTGTTATTTATTCTTATCAGCACGCTTTACAGCATACGGAATTAGAGGATAAAGGAAATTATATTAAAACGTTGTTCATGCAATTAATAGAAGAACAAAAGAATAGGTAG
- a CDS encoding DHA2 family efflux MFS transporter permease subunit — translation MTGIKEMHKQPPYGMIAILFIGAFVAILNETLLNVALPSIMNEFEVGPTSVQWLTNGYMLVNGILIPASAFLIQRFTNRKLFLTAMTLFTLGTLLAAISPVFSVLLIARLIQAAGSAVMMPLLMNVMLTAFPIEKRGTAMGTFGLVMIVAPAIGPTLSGWVVEHFDWRTLFYIVLPISIISLLIGIFKLKNITPQRAIKLDVFSIILSSFGFGGLLYGFSSAGDAEMGWGHPAVYITILIGVLSVIALIFRQLRMEDPMLEFRIFRYPMFALSSAISVVLAMALFSGMILIPLYVQTVRGFTPFEAGLLMLPGALVMGIMSPITGRLFDKFGARTLTLVGLIITGVTTYLFTQLDMEITITSLMVIFAARSFGMSMVMMPVMTNGLNQLPMHQNPHGTAMNNTLQQVSGAIGSALLITIMNSRTNNEAEALAEDAVKNMDPSQIPTGPAAEQMQAEIMNEAMLHGINFSFFISLLIIVLAFILALFIKRVGTDGKIITKSTEKE, via the coding sequence ATGACAGGCATCAAAGAAATGCATAAACAACCGCCTTATGGCATGATTGCTATATTATTTATTGGAGCGTTTGTAGCTATCTTAAATGAAACATTACTAAACGTAGCGCTTCCTTCTATTATGAATGAATTTGAAGTAGGACCGACGTCTGTTCAATGGCTGACAAACGGGTATATGCTTGTAAACGGGATTCTTATTCCGGCAAGTGCGTTTTTAATTCAGCGTTTTACAAATAGAAAACTATTTTTAACAGCAATGACCTTATTTACGTTAGGGACATTATTGGCTGCTATATCACCGGTATTTTCGGTTCTTTTAATTGCAAGACTTATTCAGGCAGCAGGTTCTGCGGTGATGATGCCGCTTCTTATGAATGTGATGCTGACTGCTTTTCCAATTGAAAAGCGTGGTACGGCAATGGGGACATTTGGTCTCGTTATGATTGTGGCTCCTGCCATTGGACCGACTTTATCAGGCTGGGTAGTAGAACATTTTGATTGGCGAACTTTATTTTATATTGTCCTCCCGATTTCTATTATTTCCTTACTTATCGGGATATTTAAATTGAAAAACATTACGCCGCAGCGGGCTATCAAATTGGATGTTTTCTCCATTATCTTATCCAGCTTTGGTTTTGGCGGTTTACTATATGGTTTCAGTTCAGCAGGTGATGCAGAGATGGGATGGGGTCACCCGGCCGTCTATATTACAATACTCATCGGGGTGCTTAGTGTCATCGCGCTTATTTTCCGTCAATTACGCATGGAAGACCCGATGCTGGAGTTCCGTATTTTCCGTTATCCAATGTTTGCCTTATCTTCGGCCATTTCTGTTGTATTAGCAATGGCGTTATTTTCAGGAATGATTTTAATTCCATTATATGTGCAGACTGTTCGTGGTTTTACGCCATTTGAAGCTGGCTTATTAATGCTTCCTGGGGCACTTGTAATGGGAATCATGTCGCCGATTACCGGACGATTATTTGATAAATTCGGTGCGCGTACATTAACCCTTGTCGGGTTGATTATAACTGGTGTTACAACCTATCTCTTTACACAATTAGATATGGAAATTACCATTACATCGCTTATGGTTATCTTTGCAGCTCGTTCATTCGGCATGTCAATGGTTATGATGCCTGTCATGACAAATGGATTAAACCAGTTGCCAATGCATCAAAATCCACATGGTACGGCGATGAACAACACATTGCAGCAGGTCTCGGGTGCGATTGGTTCTGCTCTATTGATTACCATCATGAACAGCCGGACGAATAACGAGGCAGAAGCGTTGGCTGAAGATGCCGTGAAAAATATGGATCCATCACAAATACCGACTGGTCCAGCGGCAGAACAGATGCAAGCGGAAATAATGAATGAGGCAATGCTGCATGGCATTAACTTCTCTTTCTTTATTTCCCTGTTAATTATTGTTTTAGCATTTATTCTGGCACTGTTTATTAAGCGAGTAGGTACGGACGGAAAAATCATTACGAAATCAACGGAAAAAGAATGA
- a CDS encoding GNAT family N-acetyltransferase yields MQQKQYYLETMNPTNINMKVLHNYLLQDFERIELLPRFVLKRNLKKGVMKAVYLTDGQEKYGYAIYQQVDAFDGIFISYLAVHSKYRAKGMGSELMHQLKNLSANGILLEVEDPEKAKGEQDYTNRLRRIQFYERNGLHINPNIKLNSFFVPLRMMNNVDRIDDYDITFYQQLYNRIWRWPLGNFLVREYK; encoded by the coding sequence ATGCAACAAAAGCAGTATTATCTAGAAACAATGAATCCGACAAATATAAATATGAAAGTTCTCCATAATTATTTGCTGCAGGACTTTGAGCGTATTGAATTACTTCCTCGTTTTGTATTGAAACGCAATTTAAAGAAGGGTGTGATGAAAGCAGTCTATCTTACAGACGGCCAAGAAAAATACGGTTATGCCATTTATCAGCAAGTAGATGCATTTGATGGTATTTTTATTTCCTATTTAGCTGTTCATTCGAAATATAGAGCGAAGGGGATGGGGAGTGAACTCATGCACCAGTTAAAAAACTTGTCCGCCAACGGTATTTTATTGGAGGTAGAAGATCCGGAAAAAGCAAAGGGAGAGCAAGATTATACCAACAGGCTACGAAGGATTCAGTTCTATGAACGGAATGGCTTGCATATAAACCCAAATATAAAACTCAATTCCTTTTTTGTTCCATTAAGAATGATGAACAATGTAGATCGAATAGATGATTATGATATTACTTTCTATCAGCAGTTATATAATCGGATTTGGAGATGGCCATTAGGGAATTTTTTGGTTAGGGAATATAAGTGA
- a CDS encoding galactitol-1-phosphate 5-dehydrogenase, with protein sequence MKALNLYDVEDLRYEEDTPIPPILHNDDVLIRVKAAGICGSDVSRYKKLGPYMPGTTFGHEFSGVISAVGSAVTHLKEGERVTACPAFSCGNCIYCRQGEPTRCTNLTVIGAKHPGSYAEYVTLPASHVLQLPDNIDFDTAAMLEPSSVVLHGFYRTSIQPGATIAVMGVGSIGLLSIQWAKIFGADAVFAIDIDENKLKTAKQLGADILINPLKEDTESVIKQHTDDTGVDLAVESAGSPITSEQILALPKKGGEILYLGIPYGDVTLQRHYFEKIVRNELRMFGAWNALSAPYPGKEWETGIHFMKNGQLHIQPMISHQLPLEEGPKVFQQLIHKEIDAVKVLFHP encoded by the coding sequence ATGAAGGCTCTAAATTTATACGATGTAGAAGATTTACGTTATGAAGAAGATACACCTATTCCTCCTATCCTTCACAATGACGATGTGCTGATTCGGGTAAAGGCTGCCGGAATATGCGGTTCGGATGTATCCCGTTATAAAAAGCTGGGTCCGTATATGCCCGGAACAACCTTTGGTCACGAATTTTCAGGTGTGATATCTGCTGTCGGCAGTGCCGTAACGCACTTAAAAGAAGGCGAACGGGTAACGGCCTGCCCTGCTTTTTCCTGCGGTAACTGTATCTATTGCAGACAAGGTGAGCCAACCCGCTGCACAAATCTGACAGTAATTGGTGCCAAGCATCCCGGATCTTACGCTGAATATGTTACGCTTCCTGCGTCCCATGTGCTGCAGCTGCCGGATAACATCGATTTTGACACTGCCGCCATGCTAGAACCCTCCTCTGTTGTACTGCATGGTTTTTATCGTACATCTATTCAACCAGGTGCAACCATAGCTGTTATGGGAGTAGGAAGTATTGGTCTTCTTTCTATCCAATGGGCAAAAATTTTTGGAGCTGATGCTGTTTTTGCTATTGACATAGATGAAAACAAATTGAAAACCGCGAAACAATTAGGTGCTGATATCCTAATAAATCCGCTGAAAGAAGACACCGAATCAGTGATCAAGCAACACACCGATGATACTGGCGTGGACCTGGCAGTAGAATCAGCAGGCTCCCCCATCACAAGTGAACAGATTCTTGCGCTTCCTAAAAAAGGCGGTGAAATTTTATACTTGGGCATTCCTTATGGTGATGTTACACTCCAACGCCATTATTTTGAAAAAATTGTCCGGAATGAATTACGCATGTTTGGGGCTTGGAATGCACTTTCTGCACCTTATCCAGGAAAAGAATGGGAAACAGGAATCCATTTTATGAAAAACGGACAGCTTCATATTCAGCCGATGATTTCTCATCAGCTTCCGCTTGAAGAGGGACCTAAGGTTTTTCAGCAACTTATTCATAAAGAAATAGATGCTGTGAAAGTACTCTTTCATCCTTAA
- a CDS encoding zinc-binding dehydrogenase, whose amino-acid sequence MKALVKTALGHGHLHVQDVEEPVVSSYQVKIKVAYAGICGSDIHTYEGHYKVAAPVTLGHEFSGEIVETGEGVTHFKAGDRVTSETTFYICGECRYCQSGDYNLCNRRKGLGSQINGGFAKYLIAHEESLHHLPRELDDRSAAMTEPLACTYHAIQKTGIREGDLVVVLGPGPIGLLAAQVAKSQDATVLIAGLTNDQVRLDKAQEVGIDYVINLQKENLKDKVNALTDGYGTDVLLECSGSIHAANQGLDLLRKKGHYAQIGIFSEAQVPFDMEKVIQKEIQVVGSRSQKSADWGPSIQLMKEGKVNAKSLVTHEYSINQWDTAYQAIKNGEAIKVLLTPMDDESV is encoded by the coding sequence ATGAAAGCCCTTGTAAAAACTGCTTTGGGACATGGCCATTTACACGTCCAAGATGTCGAGGAACCCGTTGTATCCAGTTATCAAGTAAAAATTAAAGTAGCTTACGCAGGGATTTGCGGCTCCGATATCCATACCTATGAAGGGCATTATAAAGTCGCAGCTCCCGTTACATTAGGACATGAATTTTCCGGTGAAATCGTAGAAACTGGAGAAGGTGTTACTCATTTTAAAGCAGGTGATCGTGTTACATCAGAAACTACCTTCTATATTTGCGGTGAATGTCGCTATTGCCAATCCGGAGACTATAATTTATGTAATCGCCGTAAAGGGTTGGGAAGTCAAATAAATGGCGGATTTGCTAAATATCTGATAGCACACGAGGAAAGCCTGCACCATTTACCACGTGAGTTGGATGACCGGTCTGCTGCCATGACAGAGCCCTTGGCATGTACGTATCATGCCATTCAAAAAACAGGAATCCGCGAGGGAGATTTGGTTGTTGTTCTTGGTCCGGGTCCCATCGGTTTACTTGCTGCCCAAGTAGCAAAGAGCCAAGATGCGACGGTTTTAATTGCCGGTCTGACAAATGATCAGGTTCGGCTGGATAAAGCACAGGAAGTTGGCATCGATTATGTCATTAATCTTCAAAAAGAAAATTTAAAAGACAAAGTAAATGCGCTGACAGATGGTTATGGTACAGATGTTCTTTTAGAGTGCTCCGGTTCTATTCACGCTGCCAATCAAGGTCTGGATTTATTAAGGAAAAAGGGACACTATGCGCAAATCGGTATTTTCTCGGAAGCTCAGGTTCCCTTCGATATGGAAAAAGTAATTCAGAAAGAAATTCAAGTCGTTGGAAGCAGAAGTCAAAAATCTGCAGACTGGGGGCCTTCCATCCAATTAATGAAAGAAGGAAAAGTAAACGCAAAAAGTCTGGTAACCCATGAATATTCTATCAATCAATGGGATACAGCTTATCAGGCAATTAAAAACGGAGAAGCCATTAAAGTTCTGCTGACCCCTATGGATGATGAAAGTGTGTGA
- a CDS encoding PTS galactitol transporter subunit IIC yields the protein MQGFVDFIQAFLDLGATVILPVVIFLLGLLFGQKPGKAFRSGLIIGVAFVGIFLVIDLLTLNLGPAAQGMVDRLGVSLNTIDIGWPATSSVAWASTIAAFIIPLGLIVNVVMLVTKTTKTMNVDIWNFWHYTFTGAIVYTVSGSIVQGLIAATLFQIVCLKIADWTQPMVRDFYEMPGVSVATGSTISYAPFIFVVKGIQKIPGLNKLHADPDSIQKRFGVFGDSMVIGLILGAAIGALAGYGVGDIINIGISMAAVMVLMPRMVKILMEGLMPVSESARTWLNKHFGDREINIGLDAAVLLGHPSVIATALILTPITVFIAVILPGNAVLPFGDLATIPFVIAFVVGASKGNIIHSVIVGSIMIAVSLYVATDIAPLFTDMAMNADINLPEGSAQVSSIDQGGNIVNWVIWRFFDLFN from the coding sequence ATGCAAGGATTTGTTGACTTTATACAAGCATTTCTGGACTTAGGAGCTACCGTCATCTTACCTGTTGTCATTTTTTTACTCGGACTTTTATTTGGTCAAAAGCCCGGAAAAGCTTTCCGTTCAGGTCTGATAATCGGTGTTGCATTTGTAGGTATTTTCCTTGTTATTGATTTATTAACGTTAAACCTTGGTCCAGCAGCTCAAGGAATGGTAGACAGACTTGGCGTCAGCTTGAATACCATTGACATTGGCTGGCCAGCTACCTCATCCGTTGCGTGGGCGTCAACAATTGCTGCCTTTATTATTCCGTTAGGATTAATTGTAAACGTTGTCATGTTGGTAACAAAAACAACCAAAACGATGAACGTAGATATTTGGAACTTTTGGCACTACACTTTCACAGGGGCTATTGTCTATACCGTATCCGGAAGCATTGTGCAGGGTCTGATTGCAGCAACATTATTTCAGATTGTCTGTTTAAAAATAGCAGACTGGACCCAACCGATGGTACGTGATTTTTATGAAATGCCTGGTGTCTCCGTTGCAACAGGAAGTACGATTTCTTATGCACCATTTATTTTTGTTGTCAAAGGAATTCAAAAAATTCCTGGTCTAAATAAACTCCATGCTGATCCAGACTCCATCCAAAAACGTTTTGGGGTATTTGGAGATTCCATGGTTATCGGCTTAATCCTTGGTGCTGCCATTGGTGCTCTAGCCGGCTACGGTGTTGGTGACATTATCAACATCGGTATTTCAATGGCTGCCGTTATGGTGCTGATGCCAAGAATGGTAAAAATCCTGATGGAAGGATTAATGCCAGTATCTGAATCTGCACGTACCTGGCTCAATAAACACTTTGGTGATCGCGAAATTAATATTGGCCTGGACGCTGCCGTTCTTTTAGGACACCCATCGGTGATTGCAACAGCGTTAATTTTAACACCAATTACCGTTTTTATCGCCGTTATTTTACCGGGAAATGCGGTACTTCCTTTTGGAGACTTGGCGACGATTCCATTTGTTATCGCTTTTGTGGTTGGAGCTTCGAAAGGAAATATTATTCACTCTGTTATTGTCGGGTCAATTATGATAGCTGTTTCGCTCTATGTAGCAACAGACATTGCCCCATTATTCACGGACATGGCAATGAATGCAGACATTAATCTTCCTGAAGGCTCCGCACAGGTATCGAGTATTGATCAAGGCGGTAATATCGTGAACTGGGTGATTTGGAGATTCTTTGACCTGTTTAATTAA
- a CDS encoding PTS sugar transporter subunit IIB → MKQVLVACGAGIATSTVVNNAIEELAKENGIKIDVKQIRIAEVSTYEDTADLLVTTAMTKKNYPFPVINARTFLTGIGVEDTKKQILEELLK, encoded by the coding sequence ATGAAGCAAGTACTTGTAGCTTGTGGAGCAGGTATTGCAACATCCACTGTAGTGAACAATGCAATTGAAGAACTAGCGAAAGAAAATGGGATAAAAATAGATGTAAAACAAATTAGAATTGCAGAAGTAAGTACTTACGAGGATACAGCAGATCTATTGGTGACTACTGCAATGACAAAAAAGAACTATCCCTTCCCGGTTATCAATGCACGTACATTTCTAACAGGGATCGGTGTAGAAGATACAAAGAAACAGATTTTAGAAGAATTACTAAAATAA
- a CDS encoding PTS sugar transporter subunit IIA has product MSKLRFNEKVILMHLEADDYTEVLQQMGENLVKQHYVKDSFIPAIIEREKEFATGLPTPGVSVAIPHTDAIHVNQRTISVATLKNPVDFVIMGEEKETTPVQIVFMLAMDEPHSQLKLLQDLMKIFQEASFLNQLLQTEDTLEIQKRVADKLNLSTFKGGEKL; this is encoded by the coding sequence ATGAGTAAATTACGCTTTAATGAAAAGGTTATTTTAATGCATTTAGAAGCTGATGATTATACAGAAGTACTTCAGCAAATGGGAGAAAATTTAGTAAAACAGCATTATGTCAAAGACAGCTTTATTCCGGCAATTATCGAAAGAGAGAAAGAATTTGCAACCGGATTACCAACACCAGGCGTATCTGTAGCTATTCCGCATACAGATGCGATTCATGTAAATCAAAGAACCATCAGTGTAGCTACATTAAAAAATCCGGTAGATTTTGTCATTATGGGAGAAGAAAAAGAAACCACTCCTGTGCAAATTGTATTTATGCTGGCAATGGATGAACCTCATTCCCAATTGAAGCTTCTGCAGGATTTAATGAAGATTTTTCAAGAAGCGTCTTTTCTCAATCAATTACTCCAGACCGAAGACACGTTGGAAATCCAGAAACGCGTAGCTGACAAACTTAATCTGAGTACCTTTAAAGGAGGTGAGAAGTTATGA